AAATGGTACGGGCGTGCCCGCATTGATCGGAAGGCCTTATGGCCGCGCTGGGTTCCGCCCCCCGAAATGCTGAAACGCCAGCCTGAATTGCCGCGCAAAGTGGACGGCGGGGCGGCGAACAACCCGCTTGGGCCGCGGGCACTTTATCTTTACCGTGATGGCGTCGATCTTGGATACCGTTTGCACAGCACCTTGGAGCCCTGGAGCATTGGTCATGATGTGTCGAGTGGCTGTATCCGGATGTTCCCGGAGGACGTGATCGATCTCTACCAGCGCTGTCCGAAGGGCACAGGTGTGCTGGTGCTGGAACACCTTGGGGCAAATGCCGGTTGAACCCGGTCATAAATGAAAAACAATTGGGGGCGTTTTTGACTATTCGATTTGGCCGTACGACAGGCGGCATCTGTTTGGCTGTCGTCTTTGGCCTGGGGCTTGCCAGCTGCAATACGGCGTCAAACCTTGCTTCTCCGAACGTGACGAATGCTCCGGCGGCCGGTTTTGCCGAAATCCGTCCGGGATCTGAAGAAGAGTTCATCATCAATGTGGGCAGAAGGATCTATTTCGACAGAGGATCGGCCACGGTTTCTGACGA
This window of the Roseibium alexandrii DFL-11 genome carries:
- a CDS encoding L,D-transpeptidase, which produces MGATVVAGTMALPAAARASAAANAYFTGYQDDNGYRYRRTNFKKIDPVWHRQMVKYFSLEPPGTVVIDTNNHFLYWVWENNTALRYGVGVGREGFKWYGRARIDRKALWPRWVPPPEMLKRQPELPRKVDGGAANNPLGPRALYLYRDGVDLGYRLHSTLEPWSIGHDVSSGCIRMFPEDVIDLYQRCPKGTGVLVLEHLGANAG